The sequence tcagtaaaaaaaaaagcagcccaTTTTTTGGCAGAACTAAACGTGCGCAGCTTCTGACACACAACAAAGTCAAATCACGGTGTGGGGACGGCAGATTCAGGCGATGACTTCTATGACTGCCAAACGGAGACAGGCAGGTGGACTGGGCTGTCTTGGCAGCAagagaaagataaaaaaaaactGCACCAAAACTTAGGAAGTTTTCTATCCCCGATTAGTTATCTTTGTTTCATATGAAATAGGTTCCAGCATCAGCACTTCCCACGCCGGCGGAGGTACTTCCCCCGCTCACTGGCACTGCCGATCTCCGCCCGGGCTGTTTCCTCTGCCCTCGGGGGGCGCCCCGTGCTCCCGGGGGTGACACGTGCGGTGTcaccggcccgccccgccccgccccgcccggggaCAGGCGCGCCGCGCTCCCGCCACACCGGCCACGCACCGGACTCCGCCCCCCCGCCCCACCCGCGGCCCGCTCGCCCAATGGCGTCAGCGCATGCAAATGAACCCCCGCCCTCTGCCCGCCGCTCGGGACCGCTCCCCGGTAACGTGGTGACGTCACGCTCGCGGAACAAGCCGGCCGCGCGCCGCGTCCCGCACCTCGCGCCAGCTCCCGCGTGTCGCGCAGCTCCCGCTCCTTGTCGCGCAGCCGCTGCACGCGCGCCGCCAGCTGCGGCGCCGCCCCGCCCTCGCCCCGCGCGCGCGCCTCCAGCAGGCGGCGCAGGGAGGGCGCGGCGAACAGCTCCTCCAGGCCGGGCCGTGCGCTCAGCCCGCGCCGCGCCGGCAGCCGCCATCCCACCGGCGCCGCCCGGAGGCTCCGAGGGAGCAGCGCGGCTGCTCGGTAGCCCTGCGCCGCGCGGAGAGCCCGCGAGAGCAGCCGCATGTCTGGCTGGGGCCGGAGCGTGGCCGCCCTCCCGTCGCCCGGGCGTCACTGCCGTTCCGGACACGCCCGAACGCGCTTGGCGGCCTCCCTTCCGGATCTCCGGAAGTTGCCGAAGAGACTCGGCGCTGGCTTTGGGCGCAGTCGGAAATCATCGGGTCTCCGGTGGCGGAAATGGCCGAAGGGGTTCGGCTTCCCTCGGCTCTCGCCGTCCCGCCGTGGGGCGGGCTCTGATTGGCCAGCGCTGACGGGGCGGGGCTCTCCCTCATGGTCCGGCTGGGCGCCCCGAGCGCCCTCTGCAGGCCCCGGGGTGGCGTGTTAGTCATtctgaaccaaaaaaaaaaaaaaaaaaaaagaaaaaagaaatcaaaacacTTCAAACCCCATCAAATCCTCCGTACCCCGGCTTATAGCCGGAGTTCTGAACAAGAGCCCCGGGGGTACTGAGGTTTCTACTGGAGCGGTTTAAAGTCTGCATAGGTAAAAGTGGGGTTGGTGAGGAGTGTGAGCTGCGGCTTTAGATATCTGGGTTACTCTTACAGACCTTCTCCCTCCAGAAGAAATCTTCAGAATTAAAGTATGCTGGGGAGGACCGTGCAAAAATTGTGGAAGGATGTCCCCGTACTGAAAGCAGGTGCAAAATTAAGCatttagagaaaaagaaatgaaTTGTCAGAGGAAGCAGAAAGGGCAATTCTAAGTGCCTTCACATCAGAAATTAGGGGTAAGACTAAACGACAGCCCATTTACACAATACAGATCTGAGTACAGTGTTTTGCGTGTAAGTTTCCGTGGGAAAGCAGCGAGGATGCAGCCATTTAGGAACTATGTGTTCTGGGGTGATCTGGGCAAATCCCTCCTGAAATGCAGACCGAGTGCATATTACCTTGTTTTAGATAACATCATTAGTGAGATTCTTGACTAAACTCAAAACAGTTTATTATAAAAATGTGCAACTATCCATAAAATTTCATTAGGCAGTATTTTGTATTACAATCATTGGAGGAGTCAGAGTTCTGTCCTTGCCTTCTTTCTGTCCTTGTTCATGTCTTACCAGAACCAGGCTATCATATCTTACAACTAAATTACAGTGTTGGAATAACAGTTACTTCCTTATGAAACATTAGTAAATTGTTATTTTCACAAATGCAGTATCAAAAGCAAGAGTAATTCTTGAAAACCTAAGTAGTTCTGGTAGTCAGAAAAGAAAACATGGAACTTTTTGTTCTATGATGGAAATCCAAAGGCCAGTGTGCGAATTTGTTATTCAAAATATTAGACATTAAAATGAATGGTTAGATAAAAATGTTTTCCTATGATTTTAAGCACACAGCTTTGGACAGGTGTATTGGCAAAATCAGTAAAATCATTTAAAGCAATCATTTAAAGTAAAAGTCACACTGAAAGATCTTTGTGGAGAATGTACAGTCTATGTGAGTTGTCTGGCACTGTTAAAAACCCCAGGCCATCACTTATGAAATCTCACCCACCAAAAGCTTCCTTTGCACCCTTTCCTACTGCCTGCCCATGAAGCTCCTTGAAGTCTTCTTCCAGAAGCATAAAGGAAAAATTATCCAATTTATGCTTTAGCAGACAAAATGTTTTGATGTTCTATAACAATGAATAAGCCTCTAACTGCTGTGTGAGCCCAGCTTGTGAAGAGACCTATGGAAAACTTAGAAAACTTAGAGTAAGGGGTAATTTAAGATAAAGcttttgaggaaaaaaagaaaaaagtaatctGAGTCAATGACTGATGGTCAGCCTTTGAATCACCTGAATCATATCCCTGTTTTAAATGAGAAGGATGGATTTCCACTGGGTGAGTTCTTGGATAAAGGAAGGGGCAAATTCAGACTTTTGGTGTAAAGTTAAAATAATATGCAGCCACTGTTTCTGTCAAGTCTTTGTCCAACTGATTTTGGCACTATTATTGCTTTATTCTTTCGTCCCACCAACATCACTTGTACTATTGGCAGAAATATGCAGGACATGTTCAAACAGGGCTGATGCTTTGTCACTGCAAATGTACTCAGAATATTGGTGAACAGGATGGGACTTTTGTTGCTGTGTCCGAGTCCCAGGATGTGCTACAGTGCTACTCTTGGGTCCCTTAAAAAGTAACAGCATTATAGGCTGAGAAAATCCCTATTTGGAAGTTGACAGACATGACTCAGATCAACTTGGAGGAGACATTGCAGCTATCTGCCTATGTGCAACCTTAATTTATTGCTTTCTTGGATTTAAGGTCTCAGGCTCTATTGACTGGGTCAACAATGCCAGGAGCGGGCTTCGACATTGTGGAAATACAGACTTTGCTCCTTGTGGTGTAGAGAGTTGCTAAAATTAGAGACTTTCTTATATCAGCTTTGACTGCTTTTGAATTGGTGTTATGGAACTTCTGTTAAATGGCTTTTGCAACCACTTCCTGCGTATGGAAGTTGTGGGCTCCTAACCAGGCTCACAGCACGGTCAGTCCAGCAAGCTGCTCTTACTGAAAAATCCCCACCTGATTTTAGATATTGGCTCCTTGCCACTGAGtttgctgcccagggaatcaAGTTTAGCGTGAGATGACATCTTAAACCCTGGCTGTTGAAGCTAGACTGTAGTTCTCCTTCATTTGCTTGGTTTAGACCATAGCCTAGCAGCACTTCAGCGTGCTTTAATTTAAAAAGTAGCTGTTGCTAGCTGAAGTGTGGTTTGTATCCACTTTCTGTTGTCCTGAAAATGAACTAGTGGGCTCCACAGGTACTCAACTGAGTTATGGGCTGGCTGTGGACCTGGAGGTGCTATGACCACATTCCCATAGTACCGTGCCATAGCTGTTTAACCTGCAGCCCAGCCACCTGTGTCACCAACCTGTCACCAACCTgtcttttctccatcaaaccttgAGTCTCCTCCACACCAAATGTGCCTTCAGGCTAATCTGAATGCTCATGATACTGTCTGTGAGTTTTGCTTCATTCTGGGTGTCCCAAACTACTTTAAGCTCATTTTTGTGAAAGCTGGCTAAATTGAACACATGTGTAACACAGTGTAGATTGAGTTTCTTTTCAACCTAAAGGACAGGAGGGTTCAGAAGTACTCTGCTTATTTTTGGCTCTTTGGCATTAGGTTCTATCTGACAGGAATTTAAAACACCAGGCAAAAGTGACAAAAAACATAGCTCACTTTCTGTAGTGCACTTGCTATATACATTCTCATGAAAAactgaaatacaagttaaatacATACTTATTTTATTCCAAGCTATAGAATAAGTGTATTTAGGCAGTTTTTCAAAGTGTATTGTACACTGCATGCACAATAAATCAGTTTAATAGCTTGACTTTTTTACAGTTTGTGTTCAAAGAACTGTATGATAGGCAATGAGATCATGTTACTTATTGTCCATTTGGACCACATccatttttgtaaaaaaaaaatttgggaaatcCAAACCAATAAACGAAATGTATATTAAATGTTTTAATGCGAGCACTTGCTCCAAGAAAGAAACTTTACATGCTATGTTCAATTTTTAAATCCTTCTCAACAGAGGATTTTAGACAATAAACTTTTAAACGTGATTTCATTGCAGTATTACACTGAAGATTGGtgtaatatttttcaaaattatgtcACAGTTTCCAAATACAGATTTTGGAACCTTATGCTAGAAATCAAGGTAATATTTTAGGGCCTGCACATCTAGCTTTAAACCTGTCTTGAAAGGATGACTTGTCTGTGTTGACAAGAAGTTCTACCTGTGTGAAATATCTTATAAAGATAGCTTATGACTAGCAGGTCACCATCAAATAGTAACATTAAGAATATTCAAGTCTACATTTGTCAAGACTTATGCATGCAGTTTTGTCTCTTACACATTGCTTAGATGTGTGCACTAAATGTGTTGTGCCTCAAACACCAACAACTTGAAATTAcactatgtaaatatatacatatatgatgCTGTATATGTTTAGTACCAAGTAAATATAACTAGTCAAATGATACTAGACATATGTAGGACCATAGTTAAATTCCAATTaagaaaaaagcaagaaaaaatatttttttcctaacagCATTTCACAGTAGAAGGAGGCAGTCCTTTCTCACTGAATTTTCCCCCCTCAGGATTTGTAAACATCATAGCTCGTATTCGATCAGTATCATAATTGAATATTTTATTCATAATGGTAAGTAGCTAACCAACATGAATAAAGTTGTCATAACACGGTAGCACTTTCAGACAAaacaggtatttattaaaagaaaCATTTATAAATATTTTGTCTTGCATTTTAAACTACATTTTCATAAATAACAATATTTAAAAGTGCTGAATATGGTAGGATAGTCAGCAATGCCACTGTAAACAGATTTGTTTTTCCACTTTGCGGATTTTTGTTTTAGATCCCATTTTGTCAAACACTACAACAGTTAAAATATTTGCATAGGGAATAGAGAATAGCCCTTTTAATCATCTCCTGAATTCTATATAAATTACAAAACCAAATCAGTTTAAGAAACAGTTTGTTAAATTgttcatatatatatatccaaAAAAAGCACAGAGGTTTCAAGTAAAAAGAATGactaaaaaattccccaaacctGCCATCTGAAGCATGTTCAATAAATTAAGAAAATGAGAGGTagtaaaacaaagggaaaaaaataagccCCAGAAGATAAACTAAGACCTGCATGCTCCCAGTTACGGTGCCACAGCAGACGTGCCGCGGCGGCAGCAGCTCCCGCCAAAGCCGGCACCGGAGGCTGCCCGCGGGGAGTAACTGAGGGCCGGGAGCCAACTGCGCTCAGGCCAGATTCCACTCGAGGACACAACTGCAGACCCTGCAGGCCGATCGGAAGCGATGGGCTCGTGCCGTGTTCAGTCCTACGCAAGTGAGAAGAACCTTGCCTCTGAAGTCTTAGCGTGGTTGTcagtattaaatatatatatatatgcacacaaacattatatatatatatatatatatatatatatatatatatatttatttaacaaGTATTCAGAGCAATTTCTTGCTGTATCTTTAGCAGTTTATGAGGGATGCTAACACTCATTTTGCTTGTGTATGGTGGGTATGaagatggggtttttttaagttccAAGTCACTGTCTCTTTAAACATCAAAATGTGTCCTGAAACTGGACATTCTTTGATAAAAAGGCCAAGCAAACACCTATTAAAAACACCATGGCAGCCTAGTGATGGGAGTACTGTGCTGCCTTAGCTATGATTAAGGGCTCAGTACAGGAATCTTTACCCAGGAAAGATACCCATTCTGTTTCTCTAGGCATTTTGCTTGGGTAAGATCTGTGGGTTTAGAAGCCCTTGAAGTTTGGTTTATATTACTCTCCAAACCCCTTGTTTTCAAGGAGTTGTTCAAAATCAATGAGGCTAGAAGCTAAGATAAGTCTTCTTTAACCCGCCACCTCGTAAAACGTTACttcatttaaaaacattttttaccGGATTTAGCTTTCAAAAAAAAATATCTTACAGAACAGATGCAGTTCATCAAAATGTTCTAAAATGCTCTAAAATGCTACATGTAGGcaatcttttattaaatttctttaTTCAAAAAACTAAATTATCAAGCTTTTTGTGttgtttcttgtttcttttttttttctgaagtacaTAACATTATACAACAGTGTTAGAACTGGATAGCCAGTCTTTAATAAATCAATTACAGTATCTGACATCTGAAATGTACATTGAAAATCTTTGTTCTTTTAACAATTAAACAATATCAGCGCATAGATTGTGTCACCCAGAAATGGATCTCTTTAAGtgatttgtgctttttttttctccttttatttttctttttctttgacaTTGCAAACTCTGTAATGAAAATGCCACAGTTTTGGCAGTGAACAACCAGAGGAATCCTCCGcttgatttattttaaataaacagtGATAAATAGCTCTTTTTCTCTGTACAGAAATATTGGCTTCAAAAAGTCAGTGTATTGTACTCAGTAGAGCATGTAGAGTAATGCTACACCTTAAAAATTGGCTTTTTAGTTAGTGATGTTAAAAAATGCAAGCCTCTTTCTGGTTTGCTGTAATTGTTTCTATGTACCATAGGACTGTATTgcacaaaaaaaaagtttttaaatacAGCTATAATTTATATTATTGGATTAAATATTGCAACAACTAAGTGGTAAGTGAAGCAGTTTTACCTTGCACATGCAGTGTGAGGATACACAAGGAGATTGTTCATAAAACTACAAATACATCATTGCAATCTTGACTGCAGTAGGGTGAAAGGAGTGTGAAACAAATGTATTTTGGCAAATCCATTGATCCCCTCCCACACCATCTTGAGCAAGGAGGACCTTGGTAAAAATGTAGACAGAGACCataatatgtattttttttcttcacagtagcctGAGTAGTGCTAAACTGTAGTTCTCCAGGAACCCAGCTCCAGATGTTATTAAACTAATTTTCTTCCATCCcacccacccaaaaaaaaaatcaagttattTTGTTTGAAAATTAAAACTAAGTTTCAGAAGTAGAGCCTGTAATACTTTCAACAAGAGACTTATAAATCTGAGAGTTCAAAAACCTTGGAAAAGAGTCTCTGTGCATCAAGGTGTATATCTGGAGCTGGGCATCTTCATACATGTGAGGGCTGGGATCCAACAAGTTTCTGTTGATCACTTCTCTCACACGGGAATCAAGACTAACCTGAAGAAGATGAGCACAGAATAATGAAACAATAACATTGGAAAAGCTGCAATATGTCTCTTTATTTCTCAGGGCTCCATTGAACATGCTGAGTTTACCAGTTACTCAATAATGCTCTGTGCTTCTTTCAGAACCATCACACAATTACTGGTAATGCACTGAGACCATCACCTCTATTTCAGTTTTGACTTGGTCTTTGCATCCCTCTTAAGATCTGTGCTATGAAATGCAGCTGTACAGCAGATTAAATGCAGTGCAACTGCAGTTTTCCGAAACATATTGTTTTACCTTAAAAAATAATTTGTATGCATTTAAAAATGTTTCTCTGAAATGAATGTTGAATTACCCTCATTCAGAGAGCTGCAGTTTTTTTTCTGAGCATTTATGGTTAAACTTTTTGAAGATTTCTACTCATCATTCTTATCTGGCTGccctagagatttttttttttctgtttctttttcaggCACTACATTTGTTCCTTACAAATTACCCAgggatttttataatttttattgtGTTAGTCTTCCCATTATTATTAACTATTTCcatcagatttttttcttcttgtcagAACTCTTTAACATCTGGTAATTCGTACTTCCAGGAGATCATATATCCATATTGAAGTTCTTAGCAAGTTTCAGTTTTAGCTTCTCATTTACTTACCATTTGTGATGAACTCCTGTGCTTAGGTAGGCAGAAAAGGCCATATTATGCTTGGGATGAATGCCCAGATGATTTTAGAATATCCTTTAGAAATTTGAGTGAATGTACAGTTTATCCACAAAATGCAATAAAACCTAGTAAATTAATGCGTTCTGGATTAAATGAAATGGCAGTAGCAGCAAGGCCCGCTGGGACAGCAAAGGTTTACACAGCTAAGAAGAAAAGGGCTAAAATCCTGAGTAGATAAATGTCAAGAAGAGATCAGTTAAGAAACTGTGATTTACACCAAGGTGCAATctgaccctgctgctctgcaACTGTACAAAGATATTCATACTGTCTGTATCAACCTTGATACACAAAGGATGGTAACCAAGATGAAAACTCAGAATATGTTTGGATGTGTGAGCCTGTGCTTTCATACATGGTGAAACAAAGTCtttgaaaaatgctgatgtgttgTCATATAGTATGGTACAGCACTGAGAAGTAAATATACATTTTCATTCTGTCTTCAGATTCTACCAGCTGTAGAATCTGGCACTGTTGTTTTGTTAGCGTACTGGAATATGCTACTGACAGAGCAGACAAGCTTTCTCCTCTAATATTTGCTCTCACTTGGTTGTCAGTCGCAAGGCACAACTATGAGAGACCAGTGGTGCTGCTCAGCCAGTGAGTGTAGGCAGGAGTACAGTACTAAGGCAGTTTTGAGTGGCAGTGTTGCAACCATGTGCCTTCAGAATGTGTTTGAACAGATTTCAAGCCCAAACCATTGCATCTCTACAGCACAGAAAGGACACTAAGATTTAAGCAATTCGCCCCCTGACACCCAGGCACACACATTTATATCAACAAAAACAGTTTGTGCAGCTAATTGGTTCTTCAATATCAAACATAATAGCTGGgataaaaaaaccctcaaatttgGCAAGATAGTGGGGTTTTGAGCCACTGAGCATAATAAAAGTTAATTGCACTCAGAGAATGCAAAAACCAAAATTAATTATAGAACTGTTAATTTGCATTGTATTTTTTCAGTGACTCACTAAAGCCAGATGGCAAAACTAGTTGTAATTACTAAAGGTATTTTTTTGCTAAGCAGATGAATACCAAGTATCTGTTAGAACACTAAGACCTTCTGCCTCAACAACTTCTTTACTGTACCAGTCATGCTAAATATATCAGCTCTTCTGCCAAAAAGTAACATCTGGAAAGGAATGCTTGGAtgaacaagaatttttcagttccCATGCTGTTCTAATGCATTGCAAACAGTTCTTTTTTGCCTACTAAGATTTCCAGTATGGGCAGGAGCAACCGGATTGATAAGATTTGTATGCATCCAGTGCACCAAGTTTGTGAGTAGCTCTGTTAAACAATGCTTGGTTAGTGTTTGAATTTTAAATGCTGATTGGCCTTAGCTTAAAAAGACAAATGAGCATTCATCACATACCTATCTGGTAAAAATATAGAAGAATATTAGAGTAAAAACTTATTATTAGCTTGCTGTATTGGCAATTGTATTTCACTCCAAAGTAAAAGTAGATACTATGGCACAAGAGAAGATAATGGAGCTATAATTCACTTTTGGCTTCATTCATATGAATGAAGTTGCAAATTATTACTGAATGTAGTGAAAAAGTAAAATGTAGAAAGGAAGTTCCACAGTGAGCATAAATTAGCATAATGCCATTGAGTAGAAATTCAAATGCAATGCACAAAGACAAGGCAAAGAAAAGTACATGATGTGGCCTAAGAAAAACTCTATAGTGcttatgtatttatgtatttctttGTACTATAAAACATGGTTTGATAGGGATGCTTTTTCTTTACTACAGGtgaagataattttaaaatttttctattTCAGCTAAAGGGTTgaataaaattttataaaattcCCTAGATATTATACATTTCATTAGATAAAATATGTCATCTTCATTCTTGGACTCTCACATAGGAATAACCAGTGGAAATTCAGATTTCCTCCTAGACAATTGTAGCAGCAGATAAATCTATAAAGATTCTGATTTAAATTCTTTCAGTTTGGTGCTTTTTCTCCAGAAATCAATTTGCATTTGCATTACTTATTTCCTCTCTCTGTCCAACATGCATCATTACTAAAGAGGCAAACCTATTTCTCAGCTTTCTCTTACTGGAGTTTCTTGAGCCTTATAGAGAACTTGGGTGTGTTGTGGCTGGTAATGCTAAATGGCCCAGTGCCTGCATCTCTATGTCTCTGTCCCTTCCTTTCCTGATTTAATGCTCATACTAAGACTTTCATCTGACAGACTTTCAGACCCTCACCAGGCAGATCAGTGTATAACATTCCTGCTGGGATAACAGAAAATGCAAATGCAGCATTTACAGCTTTACCTCTTTTGGTGATAGTATAGAAATGTAATCTTCATATATAAGTCTTGCTTTTTCTTCAATAACTTTCTTGTTCTGTTCCTTCTTTAGATCTTCACATGCAAGCCAGAAAAGCAGGTTCTCTTCACTATACTCCGTTCTAAGAAACTCTCTGAAAAGGTTCCTCCCAG comes from Melospiza melodia melodia isolate bMelMel2 chromosome 3, bMelMel2.pri, whole genome shotgun sequence and encodes:
- the RGS17 gene encoding regulator of G-protein signaling 17 isoform X1, whose protein sequence is MRKRQQSQNEGTSAVSQAPGNQRPNNTCCFCWCCCCSCSCLTVRNEDRGDNAGRPTHTTKLESIQVIEECQNPTADEILSWAQNFDKMMKTPAGRNLFREFLRTEYSEENLLFWLACEDLKKEQNKKVIEEKARLIYEDYISILSPKEVSLDSRVREVINRNLLDPSPHMYEDAQLQIYTLMHRDSFPRFLNSQIYKSLVESITGSTSET
- the RGS17 gene encoding regulator of G-protein signaling 17 isoform X2 — protein: MRKRQQSQNEGTSAVSQAPGNQRPNNTCCFCWCCCCSCSWNEDRGDNAGRPTHTTKLESIQVIEECQNPTADEILSWAQNFDKMMKTPAGRNLFREFLRTEYSEENLLFWLACEDLKKEQNKKVIEEKARLIYEDYISILSPKEVSLDSRVREVINRNLLDPSPHMYEDAQLQIYTLMHRDSFPRFLNSQIYKSLVESITGSTSET